In Rhineura floridana isolate rRhiFlo1 chromosome 22, rRhiFlo1.hap2, whole genome shotgun sequence, a single genomic region encodes these proteins:
- the LINGO4 gene encoding leucine-rich repeat and immunoglobulin-like domain-containing nogo receptor-interacting protein 4 has translation MAASPWTNWGPFLLVLIPAALLTGFRHSCPSQCNCFSQDKTVFCNGRNLTTVPGRIPPDSELLDLSQNLLRTLHQGMFSRLQALKELDLSYNILSNIEPGAFNSLKRLMTLWLTGNKMKMVPPGLFTGLPNLAVLDISENEIVLFLDHSFKDLSSLRKLEAGDNHLIFVSSRAFGGLRSLRQLTLEKCNLTGIPTEALSNLHHLVELRLKVLNISVVPDHSFRKLHHLKILEIHRWPFLTVLGPQSLSGLNITSLSITMCSLRDVPYKAIKHLAYLHSLDLSYNPISVIRGQKLAELSRLQEFHLTGGRLATVQGNAFQGLLHFRVLNVSGNDLRTLEEGIFHSVGNLEVLRLDRNPLGCDCRLLWIIRRQRRLNFEAQQPVCTTNSTSEGKVFRKLSDVLPEHFTCRKPIIEGKTPQRESIVEGAQVMLTCKGDGNPPPTISWLSPHNISLDASRKGRITVLSNGTLKIQYVFLQDSGAYRCVASNVAGNDTVLVYLHVLNDSSLWNNASSLNASRASHPFFVDVGTLAGILAIGIVPFLCSVTVCFVFISLWSKGRGNVKHHVISSVPRYSRGYKAVSSRPRTGAEKPR, from the coding sequence ATGGCGGCTTCCCCCTGGACAAACTGGGGCCCCTTCTTGCTGGTTCTCATTCCGGCAGCCCTCTTGACAGGATTCAGGCACAGCTGCCCTTCGCAATGCAACTGCTTCTCCCAAGATAAGACTGTCTTCTGCAACGGGCGGAACCTGACGACCGTGCCAGGCAGGATCCCTCCAGATTCTGAGCTCCTGGACTTGAGCCAAAACCTCCTCCGCACTTTGCACCAAGGCATGTTCTCCCGCCTGCAGGCCCTGAAAGAGCTGGACCTGAGCTATAACATCCTCTCCAACATCGAACCCGGCGCCTTCAATAGTCTGAAGAGGCTGATGACCCTCTGGCTGACGGGCAACAAGATGAAGATGGTTCCGCCTGGCCTCTTCACGGGGCTGCCCAACCTCGCCGTCCTTGACATTAGCGAAAATGAGATTGTCCTCTTCCTGGACCATTCCTTCAAGGACCTATCCAGTCTCCGGAAATTGGAGGCGGGGGATAACCACTTGATCTTTGTTTCGAGCCGAGCTTTCGGAGGCCTCCGGAGTCTGCGGCAGCTCACCCTGGAGAAGTGCAACTTGACTGGCATCCCGACAGAAGCCCTCTCCAACCTCCACCACCTCGTGGAGCTCAGGCTCAAGGTCCTGAACATCAGCGTCGTCCCTGACCACTCCTTCAGGAAGTTGCATCACCTGAAGATTCTGGAGATCCACCGGTGGCCTTTCCTGACAGTGCTGGGGCCTCAGAGCCTCTCTGGCTTGAACATTACCTCCTTGTCGATCACAATGTGCAGCCTCCGGGATGTCCCTTATAAAGCCATCAAGCATTTGGCTTATCTCCATTCCCTCGACCTTTCTTACAACCCAATCTCCGTGATTCGTGGGCAGAAGCTGGCTGAACTCTCCCGCCTTCAGGAGTTCCACCTCACGGGTGGGCGGCTAGCCACAGTACAAGGCAATGCTTTCCAAGGCCTCCTCCACTTCCGTGTCCTCAACGTCTCAGGCAACGACTTGCGAACCCTTGAAGAAGGCATCTTCCACTCGGTGGGGAACCTGGAGGTCCTCAGGTTGGACAGGAACCCCTTGGGTTGCGATTGCCGCCTTCTCTGGATCATCCGGAGGCAGCGGAGGTTGAACTTTGAGGCACAGCAGCCTGTTTGCACTACCAACTCGACAAGCGAAGGGAAGGTCTTCCGTAAACTTTCTGATGTCCTGCCAGAGCACTTCACCTGTAGGAAGCCTATAATCGAGGGCAAGACTCCTCAGAGAGAGAGCATTGTAGAAGGTGCCCAGGTGATGTTGACTTGCAAAGGTGATGGGAATCCGCCACCCACCATTTCCTGGCTGTCCCCTCATAACATTTCCTTGGACGCCAGCCGCAAGGGTCGGATCACAGTCCTTTCCAATGGCACGCTGAAGATCCAGTACGTGTTTCTTCAAGATAGTGGGGCATACCGCTGCGTTGCGAGCAATGTAGCAGGGAACGACACCGTGTTGGTCTATCTGCATGTCCTCAATGACTCCTCCCTTTGGAACAATGCCAGCTCCCTCAACGCCTCGAGAGCTTCCCACCCATTCTTTGTTGATGTTGGCACCTTGGCGGGGATCCTGGCCATTGGGATAGTGCCCTTCCTGTGCTCTGTCACCGTCTGCTTTGTCTTCATCTCCCTCTGGAGTAAGGGCAGAGGGAATGTCAAGCACCATGTGATCAGCTCTGTGCCACGCTATTCCCGAGGCTACAAGGCCGTATCTAGCAGACCCAGGACAGGAGCAGAAAAGCCCAGATGA